From the genome of Methanoregula boonei 6A8:
TGACCGTGAGCGGGATCGTCACGTTCACGGGAGTATACACGGACTGGACCACATCACTGGTGGGTTGATTTGCGAGGCTGTTGGAGAGATACTCGTACTGCACCGCGAGAGGCAGCGTGTAGGATCCCATATCTGCATCAGAAGTGATCTTGGCCGGGAAACTTACGGTGGTGACCCCGGGGCTTGGTATATCTCCCAGCGCCAGGGGACCGGAGGTAATGTTGATCGGGGCGCCCCCGCTGGAGAGTCCGACGGTAACTAATTTTGCCGTGGTGGGGAGATCTGTCTGCGGCAGCGTGCCCTGGTCGGTGAACATCACCGCCTCTGTTCCGCTGTTCCGGATTTCCACCATGATGGTGGCGTCCTCGCCGGGGAAGAAATCGTTTGTCCCGGCTATGTAGGCAGTCACCCGGGGGGAGCCCCCAAGGTACTTTTCCTGTCCCAGGACCGGCATCACGCAGAGAACGGCGGTAAGGAGCAGGACCGCACATGTTGTGTAATTTTTCATGTCATTTACCTCTGTAATTTTTTTAATTCAGGCCGGGCTCTCCGGTTTTTGTGGCAATCTCCGGTCCTGCCTGGTACTGGTGTTTTCTCTTTTCAAGCCATTCGGTGAACCCGCCCATGAGGGAGAGTACCGCCGGCATCACAAAGATCGCGCCAAAGAGCGAGAATCCGACCGCGATCAGGGTACAGATCCCGAAGTTACTGATAATGGGGAAACTGGAAAGACAGAGCGCAGAGAAACCAAAGAATGTCGCAAGACCGGAGACCGTAATGGCAGATCCAATCTTGCTGACGCTCTCCTGGATGGCGGCGATATGGTCGCCGAGTCTCTCCTCCTCTTCGGAATAGCGCTCCATCACAAGGATGGTATATTCGGCGGCAACCCCGATCGTCATTGAGGCAAGGGTGGCAGTCATCGGTGTGTAGGCAATGCCAAGCACATACATCACCACCGAATTCCAGCCGACAATGAAGATGATCGGGATAAGGGGGGAGATTGCGTGGATGTGCCGGTACACCAGCAGGAGGTACACAAAGATGAAGGCAAATCCCAGGTAGGTCATCTCGTCCTTGGATGCGACAAGCGAAGAGATAACTGTCGTAAAGACCTCGAAATCCCCTACCGGGCTCAGGGTAATTCCTGGCGGGGGATCAAGGAACGTTATATCGTTCTGGAGCTGATTTTTCAAGTCCTGCTGCTGGGGAATCTGGAGATTTGTTGTTGTGAACACGATCAGGCCACGCGTGGACCCGCTGAGGTACTGATCCCTGATGCTCTCCGGGATTTTTTCCAGTGCTGCATCGGCTTCGCTCTGGGTCTGGGGCATTGTTCCGCCGTTGTAGGCCATAATGTAGGTCACAATGGAGGTTGCCGAGGTAATGTGGGACTGGTGGGAGAGTTCGTAATCCTGGAAATTTTTTATCCATTGGAGCGTATCAAGATCGGTAACCCGGGCACCCTGGATATAATAATCCGCAGTTACCGTAGAGCCAAGGATGTTTGTGACGGTGTCCAGGTCGATTTTTGCCGGCAGGGTGCTGGGGACAAAGTCTTTCTGATCCGCATTGATAGGGATGAGCGGGTCGATCTGGAAGCCGATGACGGCAATAACTAACCCGATGAGCAGGATAGGGATCGGATTTTTGGCGATCTTCACCGCGCTGTCGGTAAGGAACTGGCTGTAGGACCAGGATTTTTTCCTGGGAGTGGCAGGTGGCAGGGACTCGCAGGCATCTTCGCCAACCGCATAACATACCTTAGGGGTCTGGGCTTTAGGCTTGTAGTGGATGACAAGAGCGATCGCCGGGAGTCCCACAAGCGAGACGCAGTAACAGCTCATGATACCGATCATCGCCACAAGGCCAAAGGAACGGATCATGGGCACGGTCGAGACGAACATCGCAGCAAACCCGAGGGATGTAGCAAGCATTGCATACATAACGGCAGGCCCGGTGCGAGTGATGGTCATGAACACTGCATCTTCAAGCGATCCTTTGCGGGCCTCTTCGTCAAGCCGGGCATGGAACTGGATCGCATAATCGATGCCAAGGCCGATCATGACCGGGAAAGCCCCGAGCACGGCAAGAGTAAGCTGAATGCCGGCAAGCCCCATGATGCCCATCGCGGTGGTAAGGCCCAGCCCGACAAAGAGGACCGGCAGGAACCGATGGCTGACGTACGAAAAGAGCAGGCCCATCATGATTACCATCAGGATCATTGCTGCACCGATGAGCACGCCCATCTGGGATCCCATCGTTGCCTCCAGCTGGGCATGGAACGCCGGCATTCCGGATATTGAAATTCCTAATCCGGGTGGCGGATTCGACTGGTCAACTACCTGCTGGACCGTGTCAAGGACCGTAGTCTGGGTGAGTTTTGCCGAGATCCCGGTATAGGGATCCACTTCCATTAAGACCAGGACATTAGAGGGCAGGTAAATTTCCCTGGCAGATGGCGGGAGCTGGCCTACGAGCGCATCGATCTCACCCTTTGTCTGGGGGAGGACCCCATGGTTCTCCTGTTTTAGGATATCAACGATACTGGAAACACCGGAAATATAGCGCTGCTGCCGGAGATCCCCTTCCAGCCGGTCCATGTAGTTGAGCACGGCGGGGCTCGTCGGGTCGCTGGTCTTGATAATCAGGACAAATACGTCTTTGTTGATCGTTTCGGTGTAGTGATTATTGGTGATGCCCTCCGGCGATGTTTTATCTATGTACACATTGTTGCTGGTGTCCATGGTGATCATGGTCATGCCATAGAGGGCAATGACAAAAAGCACCCCTATTGCAGCGATTATCACCTTGGGATGGCGATTGACCCCATGGGCAATGGCGGAAAAGATTTGATCGATCATGATTGCTCCCTTTTGTCGTAACGGAGAAAGTCCGAAAATTTACCTCGGCTTAAACCACCTGAGGTAGGCACCGTATCCGGCAGCCGCGAGCACGGCAAGGAGGATCACAATAAGGGCCGGCAGGCCGATCAGGTTAACCGGGTTAAATGGCGGGACAACCTGGATATTTGCCTTGAGCGGATCAGAGGTGAACTGGTTATCAAGGGAGTCGCGGTAAAGAACCTCGGCATCCATGCCGTAGTCCTTTACCGTCGCATCGGAGTCGGCAGTGATATCGAATGAGGCCGTCCGGGTCTCTCCCGGGGCTATGGTACCCAAAAATGACGTATCATCGTTGCAGGTAAAGGGAACGATTGCGCTGATCCGGGCTTCGGCGTTGTATGCCGTGGTACCACCGACATTCTGGACCTGGTAGGTAAGGACCGTCTTTCCTCCCGGAGACATCGACGCGTCCACCGGCGTCATGGTAAATTTTACCTTCTGGCCAACCGGGACACCCACCGTTTCTATGGGCGAGTCCACGTAGTCACCCTCATAGTTTTTGTAATAAACGAGCACGTCAAGCGGGTAGGTCTTCTGCTGTGCATCATGATCCACCGTTACCCGGAACGAACAGTTGGTCACCACACCCACCGGGAAGTCCCCGATATAATTGCTTCCTTCAGTAGGGACAAGTGGGCTGTCCTGGCTCTGCCGGACCTGGACCACGGCATTCTGGCCGTTATCCGATCCCACATTCTTTACGGTCAGATTGACATACCCCTCGATACCGGCGTTGAGGTTGTCAGCCTGAACATCGGAAACTGCAATTTCTATCTGGGGTTTTATGTGGATAGGGACGAGAATGGTCTGGTTGACGCTTTTGTACTGGTAATTGAGCGTCTCGCTGCCTTCCTGGTTAGCCTGGTACAGGTAGGTGTAATTCAGGATTACCGGCAGCTGATAGACCCCGGCCGGAGCATATTTGTTGACCGTGATGTGGAATGCTTCCGTGGCACTCTGGCTTGCCGGCAGGTCTCCGGCAATCTGCGGGTCTGCCTTGACCACCAGCGGTGCATCCCCGGCTCCCAGCGTAACCGTCAGCTGCTTTGCCGTGCTCGAAAGATCACCCGGGCTTATGATCCCCGACTTGACGATCATAAATTCATTGAGCCCGGTATTCTCTATCTCTGCCTGGAGACTGAGATCGTCACCCGGGGAAAATTCGTTTGTTCCCACGATATGAGCCGAGAGCTCCGGGTTGCCTGCCATCACCTGCTCCCCCGCTGACACCGGAGAAACGGCGATCAGGAGGAATACAGCAAGAGCCGCACATAAGATCCAGAGGATGCCCCAGGCACCCTCCGAACCATTCCGGGAGCCTTTCAAAGACACCGATCTTTTGTACGATCCGCAATTATTTCCTTTAGGTTCGCCATTGCGCAAAACCGCTGAATATACCATTAAGCACTCACTTCCCTTTTTTGGCTTTTTTTAATCTGATGCATTCCGGCATGATCTGGGCTTTTTGTACAGGGAGATCTTCCCCGCTCGTTCCTGCACCATCCATGCGTACGGATGATAGGTATAATGTATCTTTGTTCAAATTATTAAACCTTTGTTTACTTTGAAAACATAAATACAATTTATTGGATAACGTTTAATTAAACAAACACAAAGAGAATATAGTTGGAACAGTATACAGTTACAGAATCATGCCCAGAATCAATACGGAATACCGGGACGAGGCCAAAAAGAAGATTATTGCTGCTGCGATGGAGATTGCAGCCACTGAAGGATGGCATGCAGTAAC
Proteins encoded in this window:
- a CDS encoding efflux RND transporter permease subunit — protein: MIDQIFSAIAHGVNRHPKVIIAAIGVLFVIALYGMTMITMDTSNNVYIDKTSPEGITNNHYTETINKDVFVLIIKTSDPTSPAVLNYMDRLEGDLRQQRYISGVSSIVDILKQENHGVLPQTKGEIDALVGQLPPSAREIYLPSNVLVLMEVDPYTGISAKLTQTTVLDTVQQVVDQSNPPPGLGISISGMPAFHAQLEATMGSQMGVLIGAAMILMVIMMGLLFSYVSHRFLPVLFVGLGLTTAMGIMGLAGIQLTLAVLGAFPVMIGLGIDYAIQFHARLDEEARKGSLEDAVFMTITRTGPAVMYAMLATSLGFAAMFVSTVPMIRSFGLVAMIGIMSCYCVSLVGLPAIALVIHYKPKAQTPKVCYAVGEDACESLPPATPRKKSWSYSQFLTDSAVKIAKNPIPILLIGLVIAVIGFQIDPLIPINADQKDFVPSTLPAKIDLDTVTNILGSTVTADYYIQGARVTDLDTLQWIKNFQDYELSHQSHITSATSIVTYIMAYNGGTMPQTQSEADAALEKIPESIRDQYLSGSTRGLIVFTTTNLQIPQQQDLKNQLQNDITFLDPPPGITLSPVGDFEVFTTVISSLVASKDEMTYLGFAFIFVYLLLVYRHIHAISPLIPIIFIVGWNSVVMYVLGIAYTPMTATLASMTIGVAAEYTILVMERYSEEEERLGDHIAAIQESVSKIGSAITVSGLATFFGFSALCLSSFPIISNFGICTLIAVGFSLFGAIFVMPAVLSLMGGFTEWLEKRKHQYQAGPEIATKTGEPGLN
- a CDS encoding COG1361 S-layer family protein, giving the protein MAGNPELSAHIVGTNEFSPGDDLSLQAEIENTGLNEFMIVKSGIISPGDLSSTAKQLTVTLGAGDAPLVVKADPQIAGDLPASQSATEAFHITVNKYAPAGVYQLPVILNYTYLYQANQEGSETLNYQYKSVNQTILVPIHIKPQIEIAVSDVQADNLNAGIEGYVNLTVKNVGSDNGQNAVVQVRQSQDSPLVPTEGSNYIGDFPVGVVTNCSFRVTVDHDAQQKTYPLDVLVYYKNYEGDYVDSPIETVGVPVGQKVKFTMTPVDASMSPGGKTVLTYQVQNVGGTTAYNAEARISAIVPFTCNDDTSFLGTIAPGETRTASFDITADSDATVKDYGMDAEVLYRDSLDNQFTSDPLKANIQVVPPFNPVNLIGLPALIVILLAVLAAAGYGAYLRWFKPR